The Xanthomonas sontii genomic sequence GCACGCAGGTCGCCGCGCTCAAGCCACGGCGCGCGCTGCGCGGCCGGCAGGTCCAGCCACGCGTCGGCATTGCGCGCCGGTAGCGCCAGCCCGCTGCGCGCCACCGCGAACATCTCCGCGAAGTGCGCGCTCGCCGCCGGGAAGTAATAGCCCTCCCGCACCGCCGCGTCGGCATTGTCGAGTACCGACGCATCGGCGATGCCGGCCCGTACCAGGCGCCGGCGCAATCCGGTCGGGCTGATCCCGGACAGGTGCGCGGCCGCCAGCCGCGGCACGCCGTCGTGCAACAAGGCGTAGGTCTCCACCGCGCAGTTGTTGCTCAGGAAGTAATAGCGGCCGTCGTAGCTCCAGTGCAGTTGCGCGGCACGCTCCAGCAGCGCGGCGATCTCTTCGCGCGACAGCCGCAACGGCAGCGACTGCAGGCCGCGCAACTGCACCTGGGTGTAGTCGTCCACCACCTGGCGCAGCGGCAGCACGAACAGCCGCGACGGGTAGGAGCCGGTGAGCCCGCGCAGGTTGGAAATCTGCACGTCGTCGACGAAGGCGCGGAACGACAGCACCCGGTGCTCGGCCAGGTCCAGCCGGCATGCCGGGCCCAGCGGCCGCCCCGGCGCGCAGATCACCAGGCGCAACATGCTGTGGCCCCAGTGGCTCATCGGCTGCGCGTTGCCTTCGGCCAGCAGGTAGTCCACCGCGTAGATCCGCGCCGGGTCCACCTGCAGCAAGGCGGCCGCGTCGGCCAGCGGGTCCTGCACGAACACCTGGCCGGGCGCGCATGCGCTCGCCGGCGGCGTCCATGCCAGGCGCGCGGCGAAGTAGCGGGCCAGCGCCGGCCGCCGGCAGGCGTAGTCCGGATCGAGCAGGAAATGTTCGAGATTCACCGCCACGAACTCGGCCGGCGACTGCAATTCGTAGCGATCCGGGCTGCGCTCGGTGAACCGGTTCTGGCCGCGGCGCAGGCCCAGGCGCATCGGACTGACCTGCCAGCCGGCCAGATCCAGCAAGCGCGGATCGGAGGACAGATGCCCGGCCGCGGCGCGGTCGTAGAAATGCGACAGTTCGTGCAGCAAGGCGGTCAGCGCCGGGCGCCGCGCCGGATCGACGGCAGGATCGGTGTCGGGATCCTCTGCCGCCATCCAGTCGCGCAGCAGGCGCTTGTTCAACAGCAGGCGTTTGGCCTGCGCGCGCCCGTGCACCTGTGCGGGGAGGTCGTCGCGCCACTGCAGCGGCAGCCCTGCCGGCAGCGCCGCGGTCCAGGCCGGCGGCAGCCGCGCCTGCGCCGCAGCCAGCACGGCCTGGCTGGCGGTGCGCTCGGCTGGGCTCAGCCCGCTCTCGTCGGCAGACAGCGGCGCGGCCGCGGCCTGCGCCGCAGCGGCCAGTGCCAGCAACGCCAGCCACCGCGCGCGCAGGCGCCGTGGCCGGCGCAGGATCACAGCGCCAGGATCGCCTGCGCCAGTTCCAGGTCGCTGGCCTGTTGCGCCTGCGGGTTGCGCTCGCGCAACACGCGCAGCGCCGCTTCCAGTTGCACGCCGCGGATGCGCCCGGCGCTGGCGACGAAGCCGGCCGCGTCGTCGCGCGCCTGCAGCACCACCTTATCGTTGTTGGAACTGCTGTCCGAGGACGCCGAGCTGCCGGCCGAGCCGGCCGAGGCCGAACCGGCGGAGCTGCCGGCGAAGCTGGAGGCCTGCGCGAACGCGGGCAGGATCAGGGCGAACAGCAGGGCGCAGCGCGCGGTCACTCGGGTCATTGCAATCGTTCCAAACGGGATCGTGAAAAAGGGGACGGCCAGCGCCGCGCCGCATAGCCTAGCGGTCCGCCCCGCGCAGCGCCTGAACGGGCCGCGCGGCAGCGGTGCTAGGCCGGACTCAAGGGTCGAACAGCTTGCCCGGATTGAGCAGCCCGGACGGATCGAACACGCGCTTGACCGCGCGCATCAACGCGATCTCCTCGGCGCTGCGCGTGCTGTCCAGGTAGGGTTTCTTGACCAGGCCGATGCCGTGCTCGGCGGAGATGCTGCCGCCGTGCTCGGCCAGCACCTGCGCCAGCAGCTTGGTGACGTGCTCGCAGGCGGCGATGAACTCCGCCGGCGCAGTGGCCTCGGGCTTGAGCACGTTGATGTGCAGGTTGCCGTCGCCGATGTGGCCGAACCACACCACCTCGAATTGCGGGTAGGCCTCGCCGAGCAGCGCCTGGGTCCGCGCCAGGAACGCCGGCATCGCCGAGATCCGCACCGACACGTCGTTCTTGTAGGGGGTGTAGCGCGCCACCGCCTCGGTAATGCCTTCGCGCAGGCGCCACAGCTGCGCGGCCTGCGCCTCGCTCTGGCTGATCACCCCGTCCAGCACCCAGCCCTGCTCCATGCAGGCCTCGAACGCGGCCAGCGCCGCGGCCTCCTGCGCCTCGTTGCCGCTGGCGTACTCGGTGACCACGTAGTACGGATAGACGGTGTCGAACGGCGCCTGCGCGCCATGCGCCAGCACGTGCTGCAGCGCACGGTCGGTGAAGAACTCGAACGCCTCCAACTGCAGCCGGCTGCGGAATGCGGCGAACACCTGCATCAGCACCTCGAACGAGGGCAGCGCCAGCAGCATCACGTTGCTCGGCGGCGGCGGGTCGGTGAGGCGCAGGGTGGCTTCGACCACGATGCCGAGGGTGCCTTCGGAGCCGATCAGCAGCTGGCGGAAATCGTAGCCGCTGGAATTCTTGATCAGCCCGCGGTTGAGCTCGAGCAATTCGCCGCTGCCGGTGACCACCTTCAACCCGGCGATCCACTCGCGGGTGTTGCCGTAGCGGATCACGCGGATACCGCCGGCATTGGTGGCGATGTTGCCGCCGATCGAGCACGACCCGCGCGCCGCGAAGTCCACCGGATATTGCAGCCCGTGCTCCCGCGCGGCGTTGTGCACCGCTTCCAGCGGCATGCCGGCCTGCACGGTGAGGGTGCGATCGACCGGATCGAAGGCCAGCGCCTTGTTCATCCGCTCCAGGCTCAGCACCAGTTCGCCGTGCGCGGCCACCGCGCCGCCGGACAAGCCGGTGCGGCCGCCGGAGGGCACCACCGCCACCGCGTGGTCGTTGGCCCAGCGCAGCACCGCCTGCACCTCCTCCACCGTGGCCGGCAACGCGATCGCCAGCGGCGCCGGGGTCCAGCGCCGGGTCCAGTCGCGGCCGTAGTGCTCGAGGTCGGCGGGATCGGTCTTCAGGCGCAGGCCGGGAACGGCAAGGGCCAGGGCATCCAGGCGCGGGTCGGTCATAAGTGGAGAGGTCGAAGCGTAGACAATCGTTCAAGCGTGCCAGCCTTGCGCAACGGCGTCCAGTTCGCTGCCAGCAGGTCGCGGCGTTTGCGAATCCCCACTCCCCACTCCCGAATTCCCCGCCGGCCACCGCCAATCGATGCACCTGAAACCGTCCACCGGCGTTGCATCCACGGTCTCCCGGCATCCTATTGCGGCGCACCAAAGCGCGAAGCCATCTGGCATAGTGACCGGCCCGTTGGCCATCGCTCCCTCGCCGCAATGTCGCCCAAGAAGACCTCGTTTCCGAAGCAGGATATCCGCGTGCTGCTGCTCGAAGGCATCAGCCAGACCGCCGTCGACGTGTTCCGCGCGGCCGGCTACTCGCAGATCGAACTGCACGCCAAGTCGCTGCCGGAAGACGAGCTCAAGCAGCGCATCGCCGAGGCGCACATCGTCGGCATCCGCTCGCGCACTCAGCTCAGCGCCGAGGTGCTGGCCCACGCCAAGCGCCTGATCGCGGTCGGCTGCTTCTGCATCGGCACCAACCAGGTCGACCTGGACGCCGCGGAACTGGCCGGCATCCCGGTGTTCAATGCGCCCTACTCCAACACCCGCAGCGTCGCCGAGCTGGTGATCGCCGAGGCCATCCTGCTGTTGCGCGGCATTCCGCAGAAGAACGCCGAATGCCACCGCGGCGGCTGGTCGAAGTCGGCCGCCGGCAGCCACGAGACGCGCGGCAAGGTGCTGGGCATCGTCGGCTACGGGCATATCGGCACCCAGGTCGGCGTGCTGGCCGAGGCGCTGGGCATGCAGGTGATCTTCCACGACATCGAGACCAAGCTGTCGCTGGGCAACGCCCGCACCGCCACCGACCTGGACGACCTGCTGGCCCGCTCGGATGTGGTCACCCTGCACGTGCCGGAAACCGCGGCCACCCGCGACATGATCGGCGCCA encodes the following:
- a CDS encoding DUF2388 domain-containing protein, giving the protein MTRVTARCALLFALILPAFAQASSFAGSSAGSASAGSAGSSASSDSSSNNDKVVLQARDDAAGFVASAGRIRGVQLEAALRVLRERNPQAQQASDLELAQAILAL
- the serA gene encoding phosphoglycerate dehydrogenase; its protein translation is MSPKKTSFPKQDIRVLLLEGISQTAVDVFRAAGYSQIELHAKSLPEDELKQRIAEAHIVGIRSRTQLSAEVLAHAKRLIAVGCFCIGTNQVDLDAAELAGIPVFNAPYSNTRSVAELVIAEAILLLRGIPQKNAECHRGGWSKSAAGSHETRGKVLGIVGYGHIGTQVGVLAEALGMQVIFHDIETKLSLGNARTATDLDDLLARSDVVTLHVPETAATRDMIGATQLAQMKPGAHLINASRGTVIDIDALDAALRSGHIGGAAVDVFPIEPKGNGDLFESPLAAHDNVILTPHVGGSTLEAQDNIGVEVAAKLVRYSDNGSTLSAVNFPEVTLPEHAESLRLLHIHRNVPGVLSQINELFSRHNVNIDGQFLRTDPKVGYVVIDVGASEEQAAVLKEELAQVAGTLRTRILY
- a CDS encoding FAD-binding oxidoreductase, whose protein sequence is MTDPRLDALALAVPGLRLKTDPADLEHYGRDWTRRWTPAPLAIALPATVEEVQAVLRWANDHAVAVVPSGGRTGLSGGAVAAHGELVLSLERMNKALAFDPVDRTLTVQAGMPLEAVHNAAREHGLQYPVDFAARGSCSIGGNIATNAGGIRVIRYGNTREWIAGLKVVTGSGELLELNRGLIKNSSGYDFRQLLIGSEGTLGIVVEATLRLTDPPPPSNVMLLALPSFEVLMQVFAAFRSRLQLEAFEFFTDRALQHVLAHGAQAPFDTVYPYYVVTEYASGNEAQEAAALAAFEACMEQGWVLDGVISQSEAQAAQLWRLREGITEAVARYTPYKNDVSVRISAMPAFLARTQALLGEAYPQFEVVWFGHIGDGNLHINVLKPEATAPAEFIAACEHVTKLLAQVLAEHGGSISAEHGIGLVKKPYLDSTRSAEEIALMRAVKRVFDPSGLLNPGKLFDP
- a CDS encoding DUF4105 domain-containing protein, coding for MRRPRRLRARWLALLALAAAAQAAAAPLSADESGLSPAERTASQAVLAAAQARLPPAWTAALPAGLPLQWRDDLPAQVHGRAQAKRLLLNKRLLRDWMAAEDPDTDPAVDPARRPALTALLHELSHFYDRAAAGHLSSDPRLLDLAGWQVSPMRLGLRRGQNRFTERSPDRYELQSPAEFVAVNLEHFLLDPDYACRRPALARYFAARLAWTPPASACAPGQVFVQDPLADAAALLQVDPARIYAVDYLLAEGNAQPMSHWGHSMLRLVICAPGRPLGPACRLDLAEHRVLSFRAFVDDVQISNLRGLTGSYPSRLFVLPLRQVVDDYTQVQLRGLQSLPLRLSREEIAALLERAAQLHWSYDGRYYFLSNNCAVETYALLHDGVPRLAAAHLSGISPTGLRRRLVRAGIADASVLDNADAAVREGYYFPAASAHFAEMFAVARSGLALPARNADAWLDLPAAQRAPWLERGDLRASAALLLLENAARRRAEQRGRDALKRRYLGKPLPTAVAGAGGGDAGADTRDAASAVRAVLAEQGLLSQPASLLQGQPGYGLPQAQERAWLQVQGQARIAALHDDAAALQTRLRGLLPAPLQADLAQIDANLATLGARLRTLNREGGGLQLDSPSLLRQRGGQP